DNA from Bacteroidales bacterium:
TTAATGATGAATTTCTGAACCGGTACTGGACCGACGGGCTCATTATTTCAACCCCCACAGGATCCACTGCTTATTCGCTGAGTGTGGGCGGGCCTGTTGTTGTGCCCGGTTCTGAAAATGTGATCATCGCGCCGATTTCGTCACATAATCTCACTGTAAGGCCATTAATCATACCGGATAGCAATACTATTACACTTAAAGTCTCAAGCCGGAGCGGTGTTTACTGCATAACTGCGGATAACAGGACCATGCAGGTGCACGGCGAACAAACCTTTATCGTTGGAAAATCAGACTACAGGCTCAAGATGCTCAAACTCCCCAAAACCAGTTTCTATGAAACATTGAGGGAGAAGCTGAAGTGGGGGGAGGATGTGAGGAATTAGTTAAGGCGTCATTGCGAGGAGCGTGAGTTTTCACTGATTATAGCACTTTAAAATGCGACGAAGCAATCTGCCCGAACAGGCAAGGCGATACAACGACAGATGATAAAGAGTTGTCTTTGCGATGTCCTGCCTGTGCTGGCAGATTGCTTCGTCGACAATATTATACCTCTATAATCATAGAGAACTCACGCTCCTCGCAATGACGTTATTTCCTGTAAAATTGGTTTTCCCTCACATTCCCTAACATCTCTCTCGTATCCTTCGCGAAGCGGGCGATTTTGGAACGGTCAGCGTCGGTAAAATCAAACAGGGTGCTGTCTTTTTCCCATAGGCTTACGGGTACAATAAAAAAAGTCGATTTTGTGCCCTTGTCTTTCCTGTAAACCCAGGCAGGCATATAGCTGAAATCTGCCAGGCGGGTTGAATCCGCTGTTTTTTCAAGGTTCAGTTCAACCATGATTCCGCCGTCCTTATACTGTGCCCGCTGGTTTGATACATAATTACCCTGCGAAAAGACAACCATTTTTAACCGGGTTGAATCGGTTGAATAATTTCTTATAGGCTGAATCACATGCGGATGCGATCCGATAATAATATCAGCGCCATGTTTAAAGATGAAAGCAGCCAGTCTTTGCTGTGTTGCGTTTTCCGCTCTCTGGTATTCCTCGCCCCAGTGAAGAGTAACAATAACGTAGTCAGGATTTGCCTGGCGGGCCCGATCCAGGTCTTTCCGTATGACAGCCGTATCAATCCGGTTAATGATATACGGTTTTTCGATAACTAGTCCGTTGGTTCCATAGGTGTAATTCAACATGGCAAGCCGTATGCCGTTCTTCTCCACGAAAAGCGGGTAATTGCGGGCTCTTTCAAGTGAATCCCTGAATGCACCTGTGTGGCTTATCTTCAGCGAATCAAGCATCATCAGGGTTCTCATGAATCCCTTTGATCCCCTGTCGAGCGCATGATTATTTGCCTGTATGAATACATCAAAACCGGCATCTCGGGCTGCAAGGGCAAGGTCATCGGGACTTGAGAACTGAGGGTATCCTTTATAGGGAGGTCCGGCAAGTGTCACTTCAAGATTTGCAACAGCAATATCAGCTTGTTCTATATATGGCTTTACATACCGGAAAGTGGGCTCGTAATCGTATTTCTTTAATGAATCCACCCATGCACCGGTTATCTGCTCATCATGGCCCATGATATCACCGGCAAAGACGAGTTTCAGACGGAGGGTATCTGTGGAAGGTAATAAAGAATCACCCGTTTGACCTGATGTAGGTAAAGTAAAGAAAAGGAAATATACGGCTATTGCTTTTATCCAATTACACATTATCGAATAGTTTACAAACGAAGTCGGAGACTTCGCCTAGCATAGTTTACAGACGAAGTCGGAGACTTCGCCTAGCATATTTGAACCATATCAAACCACATCAAACCATATCAAACCATATCTATCAAACAAACCGCTAAAAGCTGAAAGGTCCTTCGGACGCTGTCAGGTTTTCTTTACCACCCGCCGCTGGCGCCGCCGCCGCCGAAGCTGCCGCCGCCTCCGCCACCGAATCCGCCAAAGCCACCGCCGCCGCCGAAGCCTCCGAAACTGCCCCTGCCTGAAGAAAACGATCCCCAGCTGCTGCCTCTTGAACCAAGGCCTCCCATAAGAAGCCACCAGGGCAATGAACGGTGAGGCGAATAAAAACGCCTTCTTCTCATGCCCGAAAAGAATATCATTAGGATGATAAACATGATAACGAGGAAGGGTATGATTCCAGCGTTATCGTCACCCTTCTTTTTCATGTAATCGTCAGCGGTAAACTCACCTTTTGTGAGTGACATCAGTACATTGGTGGCTGAGTCGATACCCGCATAAAAATTATTCTGCCTGAAGGCCGGCTGCATCACCTGGTCTATTACCCGTCCGGCCACAGCGTCAGGAACAGCCCCTTCGAGGCCATAGCCAACCCTTACGGAGATCTTATGGGCTTCGGGACTGATTAGTACCAGTATACCGTTGTCTTTCCCTTTCTGCCCGATTCCCCAGTTTTCGGCAAGCCTGTCGCCGTAATCGCCTATGTCATATCCGTCCAGTTTATCCCATGTAACCACATAAATCTGCGTGGATGTCTCGTTGTTAAACTGAAGAAGCTTATTATTCAACGACATCATATCGCTTTCATTCAGCAAACCGGTATAATCATTAACAAGTCTGAACGGCACCATCGGTTTCGGGAAATCCTGTCCCCACGATGCAGCGGCCAAAACAAAGGCCAGTACTATGGTTGTCAAATTACGCATTGAAATATATCTGTTATTATTCACTTGTATCAAATGAAATTTCGTCTGAAAGTTCGTTCACGTCGTTCTTCTGATGAGGAAAGTGTTTTTTAAGCGCTTCACCTGCAAGTTTTACGCCCATAGCCAAACCGCCTGCAAAATCTCCGTTTTTAAAATATCCTTCCATTACCGATTTTATATTATTCCAGAAATCAGTATGGACGACCTTATTAATACCTGCATCCCCGATTATCGCAAATTGCCTGTTTTTAATGGCCAGGTAAACAAGTACACCATTCCGGAGCCCGGTTTTATGCATATTCAGACTGGCAAAGACGGCAGTTGCACGGTCAAGCACATTACCGGTGAATTCAGTTTCAACATGAACCCTGATCTCACCTGATGTGTTCAGCTCAGCATCTGCAACCGCCTTTTCGATCAGCGTTTTACCTTCGGTTGTGAAAAAATCAGCAGCCTTCATTTTTTCCTTTATTTTTTAAAATTGCACTACAGGCGGTTTCTCAGCACCGGCTTCGGCTTCAAAATAGGGTCTGAACTTAAATCCGAACATTCCTGAGAATAAAACCATAGGGAATTTACGGATTTCACTATTGTACGTGGTGGCAGTCTCATTGAATTTCCTGCGTTCGACTGATATGCGGTTTTCAGTACCGGCCAGTTCACGCTGCAAATCAATGAAATTCTGGTTGGCTTTCAGGTCGGGATAACTTTCGGCCACGGCAATCAAACGTGACAG
Protein-coding regions in this window:
- a CDS encoding TPM domain-containing protein; this translates as MKAADFFTTEGKTLIEKAVADAELNTSGEIRVHVETEFTGNVLDRATAVFASLNMHKTGLRNGVLVYLAIKNRQFAIIGDAGINKVVHTDFWNNIKSVMEGYFKNGDFAGGLAMGVKLAGEALKKHFPHQKNDVNELSDEISFDTSE
- a CDS encoding TPM domain-containing protein; amino-acid sequence: MRNLTTIVLAFVLAAASWGQDFPKPMVPFRLVNDYTGLLNESDMMSLNNKLLQFNNETSTQIYVVTWDKLDGYDIGDYGDRLAENWGIGQKGKDNGILVLISPEAHKISVRVGYGLEGAVPDAVAGRVIDQVMQPAFRQNNFYAGIDSATNVLMSLTKGEFTADDYMKKKGDDNAGIIPFLVIMFIILMIFFSGMRRRRFYSPHRSLPWWLLMGGLGSRGSSWGSFSSGRGSFGGFGGGGGFGGFGGGGGGSFGGGGASGGW
- a CDS encoding CapA family protein codes for the protein MCNWIKAIAVYFLFFTLPTSGQTGDSLLPSTDTLRLKLVFAGDIMGHDEQITGAWVDSLKKYDYEPTFRYVKPYIEQADIAVANLEVTLAGPPYKGYPQFSSPDDLALAARDAGFDVFIQANNHALDRGSKGFMRTLMMLDSLKISHTGAFRDSLERARNYPLFVEKNGIRLAMLNYTYGTNGLVIEKPYIINRIDTAVIRKDLDRARQANPDYVIVTLHWGEEYQRAENATQQRLAAFIFKHGADIIIGSHPHVIQPIRNYSTDSTRLKMVVFSQGNYVSNQRAQYKDGGIMVELNLEKTADSTRLADFSYMPAWVYRKDKGTKSTFFIVPVSLWEKDSTLFDFTDADRSKIARFAKDTREMLGNVRENQFYRK